One genomic window of Cellulophaga sp. Hel_I_12 includes the following:
- a CDS encoding SIS domain-containing protein, translated as MKNNSTILNIARNTIENEAKAIQHLATLLDTTFADAVTHILNSSGRVVISGIGKSAIIASKIVATLNSTGTPAIFMHAADAIHGDLGTIQEHDTVICISKSGNTPEIKMLVPLIKKGGNTLIGITGNLDSALAKQSDYVLNSFVEKEACPNNLAPTTSTTAQLVLGDALAICLLELRGFSSKDFAKYHPGGSLGKRLYLRVCDIAQNNMKPQVDLNADVKEVIIEISEKMLGVTAVLENNKVVGIVTDGDIRRMLKKYDEIKGLKAKDIMSPHPKTIAHTMLAVKALELMQSEGISQLLAMENETYMGIVHLHNLINEGIL; from the coding sequence TTGAAAAACAATTCGACAATACTCAACATTGCCAGAAACACTATCGAAAATGAAGCAAAAGCGATACAGCACTTAGCGACACTTTTAGATACTACATTTGCAGATGCCGTTACTCATATTTTAAATTCCTCAGGAAGAGTTGTTATTTCAGGCATTGGAAAAAGTGCCATCATCGCTTCAAAAATAGTAGCTACCTTAAATTCTACCGGCACACCTGCTATATTTATGCATGCCGCTGATGCTATTCATGGCGATTTAGGTACTATTCAAGAGCATGACACGGTGATTTGTATTTCAAAAAGTGGGAATACCCCTGAAATTAAAATGTTAGTTCCCTTAATTAAAAAAGGAGGCAACACCTTAATTGGCATAACCGGAAATCTAGACTCTGCATTGGCAAAACAATCAGACTATGTTTTAAATAGTTTTGTAGAAAAAGAAGCATGTCCAAATAATTTAGCACCAACCACCAGTACAACAGCACAGTTAGTTTTGGGTGATGCATTAGCTATATGCCTTTTAGAACTTCGCGGCTTTAGCAGTAAAGATTTTGCTAAGTATCATCCTGGTGGCTCCTTAGGAAAAAGACTTTACCTTCGTGTTTGTGATATTGCACAAAATAATATGAAACCACAGGTAGACCTCAACGCCGATGTAAAAGAAGTGATTATTGAAATCTCTGAAAAAATGCTAGGAGTTACCGCTGTCCTTGAAAATAACAAAGTTGTAGGTATTGTCACCGATGGTGATATTCGAAGAATGCTCAAAAAATATGATGAAATAAAAGGACTCAAAGCGAAAGATATTATGAGTCCTCATCCAAAAACTATAGCACACACTATGCTTGCCGTAAAAGCGCTAGAATTAATGCAATCTGAAGGAATTTCACAACTCCTCGCCATGGAAAACGAGACCTATATGGGCATAGTACATTTACACAATTTAATCAACGAAGGAATACTATAA